In Zingiber officinale cultivar Zhangliang chromosome 1A, Zo_v1.1, whole genome shotgun sequence, a genomic segment contains:
- the LOC122038497 gene encoding phosphoglucan phosphatase DSP4, amyloplastic-like isoform X1 has translation MSTLRYSTPPLPDFESRSRTPWISNLVTSAHRTLNLGMMRSHHRRGNIAMNFTHDSGSNMDNADAEKSDIYSNDMSKAMGSVMTYRHELGMNYNFIYPSMIIGSCLQTPQDVDKLRKIGVRTIFCLQQNPDLEYFGVDISAIREYAFKCGDIEHIRAEIRDFDAFDLRIRLPAVVSKLYKAIKRNRGVTYVHCTAGLGRAPSVMLAYMFWIEGYKLNEGHQLLQSRRVCFPKLDAIKSATIDMLTGLSKSSVTLMWKGGGCSSVEISGLDVGWGQKIPLTFNEEQGVWILEKELNEGHYEYKYIIDGQWMCNENELMTFPNSDGHVNNYVEIVKRDMSTEAMDLSNRLENKDPDLKKEERQMIRDLFESFND, from the exons ATGAGCACTCTCCGATACTCAACTCCGCCTTTGCCCGACTTCGAAAGCCGTTCGAGAACACCTTGGATCTCAAATCTGGTGACTTCTGCACATCGGACCTTAAATCTG GGGATGATGCGAAGTCATCATCGTCGAGGAAACATCGCCATGAAT TTCACTCATGACTCTGGTTCAAATATGGATAATGCTGATGCTGAAAAGTCTGACATATATAGCAATGACATGTCAAAAGCAATGGGTTCCG TGATGACCTATAGGCATGAGCTTGGAATGAACTATAATTTCATATACcctagcatgataattggttctTGTCTACAG ACTCCACAAGACGTCGATAAACTTCGCAAAATTGGAGTGAGAACTATCTTCTGCTTGCAGCAAAACCCAGATCTTGA ATATTTTGGGGTGGATATTAGTGCCATCCGTGAATATGCCTTCAAATGTGGTGATATTGAGCATATTCGGGCTGAAATTAG GGATTTTGATGCATTTGACCTGAGGATCAGACTTCCTGCAGTTGTTAGCAAATTATACAAGGCTATTAAGCGCAACCGTGGAGTAACTTATGTTCATTGTACAGCTGGGCTTGGAAGAGCACCTTCTGTCATG TTGGCATATATGTTTTGGATTGAGGGCTATAAGCTAAATGAAGGTCACCAACTACTGCAG AGTCGGCGAGTATGCTTCCCAAAGTTGGATGCAATAAAAAGTGCAACAATTGATATG CTTACAGGACTATCTAAGAGCTCTGTCACTCTTATGTGGAAAGGTGGTGGATGTTCCTCAGTAGAGATTTCTGGACTTGATGTTGGATGGGGGCAG AAAATTCCTCTGACGTTCAACGAGGAACAAGGGGTGTGGATTCTTGAGAAGGAATTAAAT gAGGGACACTACGAGTACAAGTATATAATTGATGGTCAATGGATGTGCAATGAAAATGAGTTGATGACTTTTCCAAATAGTGACGGTCATGTAAACAACTATGTTGAA ATTGTCAAAAGGGACATGAGTACTGAGGCAATGGATCTAAGCAACCGTTTAGAAAACAAAGACCCTGACCTTAAAAAGGAGGAAAGACAGATGATCAGAGACTTATTTGAATCCTTTAATGACTAG
- the LOC122038497 gene encoding phosphoglucan phosphatase DSP4, amyloplastic-like isoform X2 → MSTLRYSTPPLPDFESRSRTPWISNLVTSAHRTLNLGMMRSHHRRGNIAMNFTHDSGSNMDNADAEKSDIYSNDMSKAMGSVMTYRHELGMNYNFIYPSMIIGSCLQTPQDVDKLRKIGVRTIFCLQQNPDLEYFGVDISAIREYAFKCGDIEHIRAEIRDFDAFDLRIRLPAVVSKLYKAIKRNRGVTYVHCTAGLGRAPSVMLAYMFWIEGYKLNEGHQLLQLTGLSKSSVTLMWKGGGCSSVEISGLDVGWGQKIPLTFNEEQGVWILEKELNEGHYEYKYIIDGQWMCNENELMTFPNSDGHVNNYVEIVKRDMSTEAMDLSNRLENKDPDLKKEERQMIRDLFESFND, encoded by the exons ATGAGCACTCTCCGATACTCAACTCCGCCTTTGCCCGACTTCGAAAGCCGTTCGAGAACACCTTGGATCTCAAATCTGGTGACTTCTGCACATCGGACCTTAAATCTG GGGATGATGCGAAGTCATCATCGTCGAGGAAACATCGCCATGAAT TTCACTCATGACTCTGGTTCAAATATGGATAATGCTGATGCTGAAAAGTCTGACATATATAGCAATGACATGTCAAAAGCAATGGGTTCCG TGATGACCTATAGGCATGAGCTTGGAATGAACTATAATTTCATATACcctagcatgataattggttctTGTCTACAG ACTCCACAAGACGTCGATAAACTTCGCAAAATTGGAGTGAGAACTATCTTCTGCTTGCAGCAAAACCCAGATCTTGA ATATTTTGGGGTGGATATTAGTGCCATCCGTGAATATGCCTTCAAATGTGGTGATATTGAGCATATTCGGGCTGAAATTAG GGATTTTGATGCATTTGACCTGAGGATCAGACTTCCTGCAGTTGTTAGCAAATTATACAAGGCTATTAAGCGCAACCGTGGAGTAACTTATGTTCATTGTACAGCTGGGCTTGGAAGAGCACCTTCTGTCATG TTGGCATATATGTTTTGGATTGAGGGCTATAAGCTAAATGAAGGTCACCAACTACTGCAG CTTACAGGACTATCTAAGAGCTCTGTCACTCTTATGTGGAAAGGTGGTGGATGTTCCTCAGTAGAGATTTCTGGACTTGATGTTGGATGGGGGCAG AAAATTCCTCTGACGTTCAACGAGGAACAAGGGGTGTGGATTCTTGAGAAGGAATTAAAT gAGGGACACTACGAGTACAAGTATATAATTGATGGTCAATGGATGTGCAATGAAAATGAGTTGATGACTTTTCCAAATAGTGACGGTCATGTAAACAACTATGTTGAA ATTGTCAAAAGGGACATGAGTACTGAGGCAATGGATCTAAGCAACCGTTTAGAAAACAAAGACCCTGACCTTAAAAAGGAGGAAAGACAGATGATCAGAGACTTATTTGAATCCTTTAATGACTAG